In a single window of the Pseudogemmatithrix spongiicola genome:
- a CDS encoding site-specific recombinase gives MSLRTPPANLPEIEALLGEIARAPQEVSGDYLGRLVALLRPGRVQGAAEAAAPFEGFIALLDERPAMAEALSAHLRQVLLSRMHRTLYAESGILTSTGFLTGFWQRLLGRLLPPAVDHDFLRDLVAEVFDEPHDGEWIAQVPYETWDHLLERLGCFGEAFAPVRRHIRQELLEAMRLVGHRLAALGMDPALVRYAPALARHESPFLAQSDEVKDLIALQANPATAPAYDGHLEVLLGHCTDFVAQIRRKSHETGVGVTLVFVLARIEQLVARMRLLRLLAVPDAKETATGTRTRAVQFMATLIRAENRRNRFGEIFDGTTQLLARRVTEHASKSGEHYVTETRAEYKEMFRAAAGAGLIVAVMALTKILTSKLGLPGFWQAVAFSLIYGLGFVLVHVLHLTIATKQPAMTAATIAAALDGTPDKDARLDRIAGLAAQVSRTQWVSIAGNVAIGFLTSLAIAMVGAEFLDWNPIGQAKAEHLLHELHPWRSLALFHAGIAGVYLFMSGLISGYYDNQSLFHRVPERIRRVKWMKRLLGAKRVDKIARYVEYNLGALAGNFLFGCMLGATGTVGAFFGLPVDIRHVSFSSANLAYALTALDFQVGWQVIVVSAAGVLLIALVNLVVSFILALRVALKSRGIGAEGTAGLTRRVYERFRASPREFLLPPRAREGGAP, from the coding sequence ATGAGCCTGCGCACCCCGCCCGCCAACCTCCCGGAAATCGAAGCCCTGCTCGGGGAGATCGCGCGCGCCCCGCAGGAGGTCTCGGGCGACTACCTGGGTCGCCTGGTGGCCTTGCTGCGGCCCGGCCGCGTGCAGGGCGCGGCGGAGGCGGCCGCGCCATTCGAAGGCTTCATCGCGCTGCTCGACGAGCGCCCCGCGATGGCCGAGGCCCTGTCGGCGCACCTGCGCCAGGTGCTGCTCTCGCGCATGCACCGCACCTTGTATGCCGAGTCGGGCATCCTCACGAGCACGGGCTTCCTCACGGGCTTCTGGCAGCGGCTGCTGGGCCGTCTGCTGCCCCCGGCCGTGGACCACGACTTCCTGCGGGACTTGGTCGCCGAGGTGTTCGACGAGCCGCACGACGGCGAGTGGATCGCGCAGGTGCCGTACGAGACCTGGGACCATCTCCTCGAGCGCTTGGGCTGTTTCGGCGAGGCCTTTGCCCCGGTGCGTCGCCATATCCGGCAGGAGTTGTTGGAGGCCATGCGTCTCGTCGGCCACCGGCTGGCGGCACTCGGCATGGATCCCGCCTTGGTGCGCTACGCGCCGGCGCTCGCGCGGCACGAGTCGCCGTTCCTCGCGCAGAGCGATGAAGTGAAGGACCTCATCGCGCTGCAGGCGAATCCCGCCACCGCGCCGGCGTACGACGGGCACCTCGAGGTACTCCTCGGCCACTGCACCGACTTCGTGGCGCAGATCCGCCGCAAGTCGCACGAGACGGGCGTGGGCGTCACGCTGGTGTTCGTGCTCGCGCGCATCGAACAGCTGGTGGCGCGCATGCGCCTGCTCCGACTCCTCGCCGTGCCCGACGCCAAGGAGACGGCGACGGGGACGCGGACGCGGGCCGTCCAGTTCATGGCCACGCTGATCCGCGCCGAGAACCGGCGCAATCGCTTCGGGGAGATCTTCGACGGCACCACGCAGCTCCTCGCGCGCCGCGTGACGGAACACGCCAGCAAGTCCGGCGAGCACTACGTCACCGAGACGCGCGCCGAGTACAAGGAGATGTTCCGCGCGGCGGCGGGCGCAGGGCTCATCGTCGCGGTGATGGCGCTGACCAAGATCCTCACGTCCAAGCTCGGGCTGCCCGGCTTCTGGCAGGCCGTGGCGTTCTCGCTCATCTATGGATTGGGCTTCGTGCTCGTGCACGTGCTGCACCTCACGATCGCCACCAAGCAGCCGGCCATGACCGCGGCGACGATTGCTGCCGCGCTGGACGGGACGCCGGACAAGGACGCACGGTTGGACCGCATCGCCGGGCTGGCGGCGCAGGTCAGCCGCACGCAGTGGGTGAGCATCGCCGGCAACGTGGCCATCGGCTTCCTCACCTCACTGGCCATCGCGATGGTCGGCGCGGAGTTCCTCGACTGGAATCCGATCGGACAGGCGAAGGCCGAGCACCTGCTGCACGAGCTGCATCCGTGGCGGAGCCTCGCCCTGTTCCACGCGGGAATCGCCGGCGTGTATCTGTTCATGAGCGGCCTGATCAGCGGCTACTACGACAACCAGTCGCTCTTCCACCGCGTGCCGGAGCGCATCCGCCGGGTGAAGTGGATGAAGCGCCTCTTGGGTGCGAAGCGCGTGGACAAGATCGCGCGCTACGTCGAGTACAACCTTGGCGCGCTGGCCGGCAACTTCCTCTTCGGCTGCATGCTTGGCGCCACCGGGACGGTGGGGGCGTTCTTCGGCTTGCCCGTCGACATCCGCCACGTGTCGTTCTCGTCGGCGAACCTCGCGTACGCGCTCACGGCGCTCGACTTCCAGGTGGGCTGGCAGGTGATCGTCGTGAGTGCGGCCGGCGTGTTGCTGATCGCGCTCGTGAACCTCGTGGTGAGCTTCATCCTCGCGCTGCGGGTCGCGCTCAAGTCGCGCGGGATCGGTGCCGAGGGAACGGCCGGCCTGACGCGGCGCGTGTACGAGCGGTTCCGGGCATCACCGCGGGAGTTCTTGTTGCCGCCGCGGGCACGCGAGGGCGGGGCACCCTAG
- a CDS encoding tetratricopeptide repeat protein: MRIARLLLTLAFIAPALGAQSPGAESFVRQTLQVMPFYHETDRREGLRLAGEMRGALLRLADRRQLNVVDSDSAVRILAVGGLQRPELARAQEVGWVTRISRADEVLRAYVRSRGDTLVVRAELSLVRDPRMREPLPTVRGVGREATATALARAVVQARAQMDLLRSCENHAREGRFDAAARAATQAIARSPNAVLARTCLMRVAATQSVPADSVIRLAEWIMARDSVSIIATTLRAQAITAIARAARGDAAAARSRAVAAWGRVLALRPDSADLGAEAVESFLTLSRPRDALAALDSVDHLNPSEIRYPRLRFRALHTLARWPEAAALGDSLERVDVGFAGDPNYALRYIEALAMRGDTIRAVAKSARSVTEHPEDGRLYVQYVELISGENAAALTRGLARFPSLAPLRVVAAQRARARGDAGAERSALSQALVADATLGPAYLRLAELWYQEGRPDSALVVLAQAPRSGEGTMMLRTYLVGRGLEALRSAVDSVPDTYTHAVAFLALADSVDSGEDSRSLLVAATLQQARAHLVVGASGRQCDPIRVADSDLALASRFLERGVGQGSAATELHEAHAGLRSAVDEAARVLCSSAG, translated from the coding sequence ATGCGCATCGCTCGGCTCCTCCTGACCCTGGCGTTCATCGCCCCAGCCCTCGGCGCCCAGTCGCCAGGGGCCGAGTCGTTCGTGCGTCAGACGCTGCAGGTGATGCCCTTCTACCACGAGACGGACCGCCGCGAAGGCTTGCGCCTTGCTGGCGAAATGCGCGGCGCCCTGCTGCGCTTGGCGGACCGACGGCAGCTCAATGTGGTGGACTCCGACTCCGCGGTGCGCATCCTCGCGGTGGGGGGCCTGCAGCGTCCGGAGCTCGCGCGCGCCCAGGAAGTCGGATGGGTGACGCGCATCTCCCGTGCTGACGAAGTACTCCGAGCTTACGTCCGCTCCCGGGGTGACACGTTGGTCGTGCGCGCGGAACTCAGCCTCGTGCGCGATCCGCGCATGCGCGAACCACTGCCCACGGTCCGCGGGGTGGGTCGCGAAGCCACGGCGACAGCCCTCGCCCGCGCGGTCGTGCAGGCCCGCGCCCAGATGGACCTGCTGCGCAGCTGCGAGAACCATGCGCGCGAAGGGCGGTTCGATGCCGCCGCGCGCGCGGCGACGCAGGCCATCGCGCGCTCCCCCAATGCGGTGCTCGCCCGCACCTGCCTCATGCGCGTCGCCGCGACGCAGTCGGTGCCGGCGGATTCCGTGATCCGGCTGGCCGAGTGGATCATGGCGCGGGACTCGGTGAGCATCATCGCGACCACTCTGCGGGCGCAGGCCATCACGGCCATCGCACGCGCCGCTCGCGGGGATGCCGCCGCCGCACGCAGCCGCGCCGTCGCGGCGTGGGGTCGCGTGCTCGCGCTGCGGCCCGATTCCGCGGATCTGGGCGCCGAGGCTGTCGAGTCGTTCCTCACGCTCTCGCGCCCACGCGATGCGCTGGCCGCGCTGGATAGCGTGGACCATCTGAACCCGTCGGAGATTCGGTATCCCCGCCTGCGCTTCCGCGCGCTGCACACCTTGGCGCGCTGGCCGGAGGCCGCGGCGCTCGGCGACTCGCTCGAGCGCGTGGATGTGGGGTTCGCCGGAGATCCCAACTACGCGCTCCGGTATATAGAAGCGCTGGCCATGCGCGGGGATACCATCCGCGCCGTGGCCAAGAGCGCGCGCTCCGTCACCGAGCATCCGGAGGACGGGCGACTCTACGTCCAGTACGTCGAGTTGATCTCGGGCGAGAACGCCGCGGCGCTCACCCGCGGCCTGGCGCGCTTCCCGTCGCTGGCCCCGCTCCGCGTCGTGGCGGCGCAGCGCGCCCGCGCGCGCGGCGACGCCGGCGCGGAGCGCAGTGCACTCTCGCAGGCGCTGGTCGCCGACGCCACGCTCGGCCCCGCGTATCTGCGGCTCGCGGAGCTCTGGTACCAGGAGGGGCGGCCCGACAGCGCGCTGGTCGTCTTGGCGCAGGCACCGCGCAGCGGCGAGGGCACGATGATGCTGCGCACCTACCTCGTCGGACGCGGCCTCGAGGCGTTGCGCAGCGCGGTGGACAGCGTGCCGGACACCTACACGCATGCCGTGGCCTTCCTCGCCTTGGCCGACAGCGTCGATTCCGGCGAGGACTCGCGCAGCCTCTTGGTCGCGGCCACGCTGCAGCAGGCGCGGGCGCACCTCGTGGTGGGCGCGTCTGGTCGTCAGTGCGATCCGATTCGCGTCGCGGATTCCGATCTCGCGCTGGCCAGCCGGTTCTTGGAGCGCGGGGTCGGGCAGGGCAGCGCGGCGACCGAACTGCACGAGGCGCACGCGGGGCTGCGTTCAGCCGTCGATGAGGCCGCACGCGTGCTCTGTTCGTCCGCGGGCTAG
- a CDS encoding serine hydrolase domain-containing protein, with the protein MRIRILALAAAGTLTLGGGLLFASLDKETRGLLASLPTDRDVLLWKQDQRTAAFRAMDRLPILAKAAHISPSPTPLALPMGEPLEIPGIDAFMADQRSAGIVILQDGKVRFERYGLDFDAEGRWTSFSVAKSFTSTLVGAAIQDGFITSLDDTVSRYIPDLRGSAYDAVTIRQLLTMSSGVRWNEDYEDPNADVAQFNKEKPEGGMDATVSYMRRLPRAHPAGTVWQYNTGETNLIGVLVSSATGKSLSEYLQEKIWHPAGMEAEATWLLGGSGHEIAGCCIQAATRDFARMGLLVLANGRVGDRQLVPETWFAEATTKRMEIGEPGRGYGYQWWTYDDGAVAARGIFGQGIFIDPARRLVIAMNANWPRATIGPQAPAREAFYQQVRALIDAEGGSRQPAP; encoded by the coding sequence ATGCGCATCCGCATCCTCGCCCTCGCCGCCGCCGGCACCCTCACCCTGGGCGGCGGTCTCCTGTTCGCCAGCCTCGACAAGGAAACCCGCGGCCTCCTGGCGTCGCTCCCCACGGACCGCGACGTGCTGCTCTGGAAGCAGGACCAGCGCACTGCCGCCTTCCGCGCGATGGATCGCCTGCCGATCCTCGCCAAGGCCGCGCACATCTCGCCCTCGCCGACACCGCTCGCGCTGCCGATGGGTGAGCCGCTGGAGATTCCCGGCATCGATGCGTTCATGGCCGACCAGCGCAGCGCCGGCATCGTCATCCTGCAGGACGGCAAGGTCCGCTTCGAGCGCTACGGCCTCGACTTCGACGCCGAGGGCCGCTGGACCAGCTTCTCGGTCGCGAAGAGCTTCACGTCCACGCTCGTCGGCGCGGCCATCCAGGACGGCTTCATCACGAGCCTCGACGATACCGTGAGCCGTTACATCCCCGACCTTCGCGGCTCGGCCTACGACGCCGTCACCATCCGCCAACTGCTCACCATGAGCTCGGGCGTGCGGTGGAACGAGGACTACGAGGATCCCAACGCCGACGTCGCGCAGTTCAACAAGGAGAAGCCCGAGGGCGGCATGGACGCCACGGTGAGCTACATGCGCCGCTTGCCGCGCGCGCATCCGGCGGGCACGGTGTGGCAGTACAATACCGGCGAGACGAATCTCATCGGCGTGCTCGTGTCGTCGGCCACCGGCAAGTCGTTGAGCGAGTACCTGCAAGAGAAGATCTGGCATCCCGCCGGCATGGAAGCCGAGGCCACTTGGCTGCTCGGCGGTTCGGGGCACGAGATCGCCGGCTGCTGCATCCAGGCCGCGACGCGCGACTTCGCGCGCATGGGACTGCTCGTGCTCGCCAACGGCAGGGTGGGTGACCGGCAACTCGTGCCGGAGACGTGGTTCGCCGAGGCGACCACCAAGCGGATGGAGATCGGGGAGCCAGGCCGCGGGTACGGCTACCAGTGGTGGACGTACGACGACGGTGCCGTCGCCGCGCGCGGCATCTTCGGGCAGGGCATCTTCATCGACCCCGCGCGGCGCTTGGTCATCGCCATGAACGCCAACTGGCCGCGGGCGACGATCGGGCCGCAGGCGCCGGCGCGTGAAGCGTTCTACCAACAGGTGCGGGCGCTAATCGACGCGGAAGGCGGGTCCCGCCAACCGGCGCCGTAG
- the uppS gene encoding polyprenyl diphosphate synthase, with protein MSKARKVPGHLAIIMDGNGRWASRLGRPRWMGHVRGAHTVKEVVAHCVRAGVQHLTLYAFSSDNWKRPREEVGFLFDLFASHLDRQVDALVRNGIRLTIFGRRDRLPAELVAAFEMAEARTAHGTRMHLRVAVDYSSRAAIERGDERLPDVDLLLRTGGERRLSDFLLWESAYAELAFLDVNFPDLTSEHLDLVFADFASRDRRFGGVKEPQRV; from the coding sequence ATGAGCAAGGCACGCAAGGTTCCCGGCCATCTCGCCATCATCATGGACGGCAATGGCCGCTGGGCGTCGCGCCTCGGCCGCCCACGCTGGATGGGGCATGTCCGCGGCGCGCATACGGTGAAGGAAGTCGTCGCGCACTGCGTCCGCGCCGGCGTGCAGCATCTCACGCTCTACGCGTTCTCCAGCGACAACTGGAAGCGCCCGCGCGAGGAAGTCGGCTTTCTCTTCGACCTCTTCGCCTCGCATCTGGATCGCCAGGTCGACGCGCTGGTGCGCAACGGCATCCGCCTCACGATCTTCGGCCGTCGCGATCGCCTGCCGGCGGAGCTCGTCGCCGCCTTCGAGATGGCGGAAGCGCGCACCGCCCACGGCACGCGCATGCATCTGCGCGTCGCGGTGGACTACTCGAGCCGCGCCGCCATCGAGCGCGGCGACGAACGCCTGCCCGATGTCGACCTCCTGCTCCGCACCGGCGGCGAGCGGCGGCTCAGCGATTTCCTGCTCTGGGAGAGCGCGTACGCCGAGCTCGCCTTCCTCGACGTGAACTTCCCCGACCTGACCAGCGAGCATCTCGACCTCGTGTTCGCCGACTTCGCCTCACGCGACCGCCGCTTCGGCGGCGTCAAGGAGCCACAGCGCGTATGA
- a CDS encoding winged helix-turn-helix domain-containing protein — MAKRDGSAVRARAKAPREEGTTLTAVDGDSSIPIALDKVIHERLRLAIVSALAVHESLTFNDLKAMLDASDGNVSVHARKLEEAGYIACKKGFDGRIPRTEYRLTAAGRKALERYLGHMEALIKRVGGA, encoded by the coding sequence GTGGCTAAGCGTGACGGCAGTGCGGTACGGGCGCGGGCCAAGGCGCCGCGCGAGGAGGGTACGACGTTGACCGCCGTGGACGGTGATTCCTCGATTCCCATCGCGCTCGACAAGGTCATTCACGAGCGCCTACGCCTGGCGATCGTGAGCGCCCTCGCCGTGCACGAGTCGCTGACCTTCAACGACCTCAAGGCCATGCTCGACGCCTCGGACGGCAATGTCTCGGTGCACGCGCGCAAGCTCGAGGAAGCGGGCTACATCGCCTGCAAGAAGGGCTTCGATGGCCGCATCCCGCGCACCGAGTACCGCCTGACGGCCGCGGGCCGCAAGGCACTCGAGCGCTATCTCGGGCACATGGAAGCGCTGATCAAGCGCGTGGGAGGCGCATGA
- a CDS encoding PEGA domain-containing protein, protein MHGLSVAAVVLLPGCATLTSGTTQGIVVTSNPTGATVVVDNDSIGVTPITTKLARKSPHVLTVTRPGMAAETLAVYPTETAAAFYWNLIFGPYALISMPLDVMTGASRAFPEPVLHFDLARSADGSAAASLPRDASRDASRDASRDASRDASRDSTTEGGSIAATARTDTMDAAPWLDIPWGARVRVRTGGGGQPEVVGRFMGRLGDTLVVETNRNRPAARRLRSDIRSVDLSTGANRLRGAGRGAGFGAVMGFGAFALLGAADGAGMAFFIGILGAGYGTIAGAVFGFLALPSDDWMRVYEWAP, encoded by the coding sequence ATGCATGGATTGTCAGTCGCCGCTGTCGTGCTGTTGCCCGGTTGTGCGACGCTCACTAGCGGTACCACGCAGGGCATCGTGGTCACCAGCAACCCCACGGGCGCGACGGTCGTGGTGGACAACGATTCGATCGGCGTCACCCCAATCACCACGAAGCTCGCGCGTAAGTCGCCCCACGTCCTGACGGTCACGCGTCCGGGCATGGCCGCCGAGACGCTCGCCGTGTATCCGACGGAGACCGCGGCGGCGTTCTATTGGAACCTGATCTTCGGCCCGTACGCGCTGATCTCCATGCCGCTCGACGTCATGACCGGCGCGAGCCGTGCGTTCCCAGAGCCGGTGCTTCACTTTGACCTTGCTCGGTCTGCCGACGGTTCGGCGGCTGCGTCGTTGCCGCGCGACGCAAGCCGCGACGCAAGCCGCGACGCAAGCCGTGACGCAAGCCGTGACGCAAGCCGCGACAGCACCACGGAGGGCGGCAGCATCGCCGCGACGGCGCGAACGGATACGATGGACGCGGCGCCATGGCTGGACATTCCCTGGGGCGCCCGGGTGCGCGTGCGTACGGGCGGTGGAGGGCAGCCGGAAGTCGTCGGACGCTTCATGGGTCGCCTCGGCGACACGCTCGTAGTCGAGACCAATCGGAATCGCCCGGCGGCGCGGCGGCTGCGCTCGGACATTCGCAGCGTGGACCTCAGTACCGGCGCAAACCGCCTCAGGGGTGCGGGACGTGGCGCTGGTTTTGGCGCCGTGATGGGATTCGGCGCGTTCGCGCTGCTCGGCGCGGCTGATGGCGCCGGCATGGCCTTCTTCATCGGAATACTCGGCGCGGGCTATGGTACCATAGCGGGCGCAGTCTTCGGGTTCCTCGCGCTGCCCAGCGACGACTGGATGCGCGTGTACGAGTGGGCGCCGTAG
- a CDS encoding RsmD family RNA methyltransferase, giving the protein MRIVGGKFANRDLTSPADFRVRPTAEHVRAGLMEHLAGELEGKSCLDLFAGTGALGLEAISRGARRCDFVETRPTSLSALKSNIIKLKLRERTRVFKKDALPFAAVLDEGAYDVVFVDPPYGSRMLDRVIESWQAKRFAPILVCEHERGHSLPPGAKRLDFGETVVSVYRLP; this is encoded by the coding sequence ATGCGCATCGTCGGCGGCAAGTTCGCGAATCGTGACCTCACGTCCCCTGCAGACTTCCGGGTGCGGCCGACGGCGGAGCACGTGCGGGCGGGGCTGATGGAGCATCTGGCGGGCGAGCTCGAGGGCAAGTCCTGCCTCGACCTCTTTGCGGGCACGGGCGCCCTCGGTCTCGAGGCGATCTCGCGCGGGGCGCGGCGCTGCGATTTCGTCGAGACGCGTCCGACATCCCTAAGCGCGCTCAAGTCGAACATCATCAAGCTCAAGCTCCGCGAGCGCACGCGCGTCTTCAAGAAGGACGCCCTGCCCTTCGCCGCGGTGCTGGACGAAGGCGCGTATGACGTCGTTTTCGTGGATCCGCCCTATGGCTCGCGCATGCTCGACCGCGTGATCGAGTCCTGGCAGGCGAAGCGCTTCGCGCCGATCCTGGTCTGTGAGCACGAGCGGGGGCACTCGTTGCCGCCTGGGGCGAAGCGGCTGGATTTCGGGGAGACCGTGGTGTCGGTGTATCGGCTGCCTTGA
- a CDS encoding GAF domain-containing protein: MPASSVAAGSSDRQREGALLRLSTGIAAADSEAAICRAVVDGLHDAALGFDFVAVLLVDRATGDRVVAASRGSSDTPVGLRVPPGSGLSELPLLDGRLHYTPQVTTDTRYLPTRNEGSEVDVPLLVNKQLVGVLVVESNRHHAFGTDDFEVLRAAAHQTGIAIGRERLLRDERRRADEQEALRATIADLSARLELADLLQAVLERAIQLLKVSHGELAIFDRDRDELEIVASYHPGRRDTTGTRMKVGEGAMGHVALTREPYIIPDYQAWVSRSEQYAQADFHGVMVAPLLMGRQLVGAIAFMDQDAARRFGADDLRLLDLFAPQAAVAIENARLFSAERRRAEEQQALLDTMQDLAGQLELSRVLQRVLDRAVGLLHVTGGELATFDDATGDLVIVASHNMGANAVGTRIALGEGAMGRVAQTREPLIIPRYQEWEGRSAQYGQTTVQSVIAAPLLIGNRLLGVIASVHSDPGRNIGEPDLRLLELFAPQAAIAIENARLFTQAQHQQQYFSDLVANSPVAIVTLDRAHNVVSCNPAFVELYGYSEAEVIGRQLDELITSEQDRAEAIKYTDEALASRPVRAIARRTRKDGSLVDVEVLGVPVVVDGELVGLMALYHDVTALLKARRDAEAANSAKSDFLANMSHELRTPLNAIIGYSEMLEEDAVDRGAADAVTDLRRIHAAGHHLLALINDVLDLSKIEAGKMELHLETFDLRPAIDAVASTVGPLVEKNGNRLVLDLAPTLGEMHADVTRVRQVLFNLLSNASKFTERGTITLSGARQNVAGRDWIELQVRDTGIGMTPEQLGRLFNAFAQAESSTAKKYGGTGLGLVISRMFCEMMGGTIHVESTAGVGTTFHVRLPAMVEDPAAAPVPVVAHEGTGDAGTVLVVDDDAATRDLLVRTLAREGYRVLQAADGSTGLALARSHRPDVITLDVVMPGLDGWELLSALKEDPEIAGIPVVMLTITDDRNLGFALGASEYLTKPLERDKLTAVLARYRKTSGARVLVVEDDADTRAMVRRSLEKDGWSIAEASNGRVGLEQVHAMRPSLVLLDLMMPEMDGFQFLEALRADAANANIEVVVMTAKVLTAEDRRLLAGGVQRVLEKGEHNEASFLAAIRAHIAA; the protein is encoded by the coding sequence ATGCCCGCCTCATCCGTCGCTGCTGGCTCGTCCGATCGACAGCGTGAGGGGGCGCTCCTGCGCCTGTCGACGGGAATCGCGGCGGCGGACTCCGAGGCGGCGATTTGCCGGGCCGTCGTGGACGGCCTGCACGATGCCGCGCTCGGATTCGACTTCGTCGCCGTGCTGCTGGTCGATCGCGCAACGGGCGACCGCGTGGTGGCTGCCTCGCGGGGGTCCTCGGACACGCCGGTCGGATTGCGCGTCCCACCGGGCTCCGGCCTGAGCGAGCTGCCGCTGCTTGATGGGCGCCTGCACTACACCCCGCAGGTCACCACGGACACGCGCTACCTGCCGACGCGCAACGAGGGGTCGGAAGTGGACGTGCCCCTGCTCGTGAACAAACAGTTGGTCGGCGTGCTGGTCGTGGAGAGCAACCGGCACCACGCCTTCGGGACCGACGACTTCGAAGTATTGCGGGCCGCCGCGCACCAGACGGGCATCGCCATCGGCCGCGAACGCCTGCTGCGTGACGAGCGCCGCCGCGCCGACGAGCAGGAGGCCCTGCGGGCGACCATTGCCGACCTCTCGGCGCGGCTCGAGCTCGCCGACCTGCTGCAGGCCGTGCTGGAACGCGCGATCCAACTGCTGAAGGTCAGCCACGGCGAACTGGCGATCTTTGACCGCGATCGCGATGAGCTCGAGATCGTCGCGAGTTACCATCCCGGGCGGCGCGACACCACGGGCACACGCATGAAGGTCGGCGAAGGCGCGATGGGGCACGTCGCGCTCACGCGCGAACCGTACATCATCCCGGATTACCAGGCGTGGGTCTCGCGCTCGGAGCAGTATGCGCAGGCGGACTTCCACGGCGTGATGGTCGCGCCGCTGCTGATGGGGCGGCAGTTGGTCGGCGCCATCGCGTTCATGGACCAGGACGCCGCGCGCCGCTTCGGCGCCGACGATCTCCGCCTGCTCGACCTCTTCGCCCCTCAGGCGGCGGTGGCGATCGAGAATGCCCGCCTCTTCTCCGCGGAGCGGCGGCGGGCGGAGGAACAGCAGGCACTGCTCGACACCATGCAGGACCTCGCCGGGCAACTCGAGCTCTCGCGCGTGCTGCAGCGCGTGCTCGACCGCGCTGTAGGCTTGCTCCACGTCACCGGTGGCGAGCTCGCCACCTTTGATGACGCGACCGGCGACCTCGTGATCGTCGCCAGCCACAACATGGGGGCGAACGCCGTCGGGACTCGCATTGCCCTGGGCGAGGGCGCGATGGGCCGGGTGGCGCAGACCCGCGAGCCCCTCATCATCCCGCGCTACCAGGAGTGGGAGGGACGGTCCGCGCAGTATGGGCAGACGACCGTACAATCCGTGATCGCCGCGCCGCTGCTCATCGGGAACCGACTCCTCGGCGTGATCGCCAGCGTGCATTCGGATCCCGGTCGCAACATCGGCGAGCCCGACCTACGCCTCCTCGAGCTGTTCGCACCGCAGGCGGCCATCGCGATCGAGAATGCGCGCCTCTTCACGCAAGCCCAGCATCAACAGCAGTACTTCAGCGATCTCGTCGCCAACAGCCCCGTGGCGATCGTGACGCTGGATCGCGCGCACAACGTGGTCAGCTGCAATCCCGCCTTCGTGGAGCTCTACGGCTACAGCGAGGCGGAAGTCATCGGGCGTCAGCTCGATGAACTCATCACGTCCGAGCAGGACCGCGCCGAAGCCATCAAGTACACCGACGAGGCCTTGGCGAGCCGGCCGGTGCGGGCGATCGCCCGGCGTACGCGCAAGGACGGCAGCCTCGTCGACGTCGAGGTGCTGGGGGTGCCGGTCGTCGTGGACGGGGAGCTGGTGGGGCTTATGGCGCTCTACCATGACGTCACTGCGCTGCTGAAGGCGCGGCGCGACGCCGAAGCCGCCAACTCGGCCAAGAGCGACTTCCTGGCGAACATGAGCCACGAGCTGCGCACGCCGTTGAATGCGATCATCGGCTACAGCGAGATGCTGGAAGAGGACGCCGTCGACCGCGGCGCCGCCGACGCCGTCACGGACCTGCGCCGCATCCACGCTGCCGGCCACCACCTGCTGGCGCTCATCAATGACGTGCTGGATCTCTCGAAGATCGAGGCCGGCAAGATGGAGCTGCACCTCGAGACCTTCGACCTCCGGCCGGCCATCGACGCCGTCGCGTCCACGGTCGGGCCGCTGGTGGAGAAGAACGGCAATCGCCTGGTGCTCGACCTCGCTCCGACCCTCGGCGAGATGCACGCCGATGTCACCCGCGTACGCCAAGTGCTGTTCAACTTGCTGTCGAACGCCAGCAAGTTCACCGAGCGCGGCACCATCACGCTCTCCGGCGCACGCCAGAACGTCGCGGGGCGCGACTGGATCGAGCTGCAGGTGCGCGATACCGGGATCGGGATGACGCCCGAGCAGCTCGGGCGCCTCTTCAACGCCTTCGCGCAGGCGGAGTCCTCGACGGCCAAGAAGTACGGCGGCACCGGGCTCGGCTTGGTCATCAGCCGCATGTTCTGCGAGATGATGGGCGGCACCATCCACGTCGAGAGCACCGCAGGGGTCGGGACCACGTTCCATGTCCGTTTGCCGGCGATGGTGGAAGATCCGGCCGCGGCGCCGGTCCCGGTGGTGGCGCACGAGGGCACGGGCGACGCGGGCACCGTCCTCGTGGTCGACGACGACGCCGCGACCCGCGACTTGCTCGTGCGCACGCTCGCCCGCGAAGGGTACCGCGTGCTGCAAGCCGCGGATGGCAGCACCGGACTTGCCCTCGCCCGCAGCCACCGGCCAGACGTGATCACGCTCGATGTCGTCATGCCGGGGCTCGACGGCTGGGAGCTGCTGTCCGCGCTCAAGGAAGATCCCGAGATCGCGGGCATTCCCGTCGTGATGCTGACCATCACCGATGATCGCAACCTGGGCTTCGCGCTTGGCGCGTCCGAGTACCTGACCAAGCCGCTCGAGCGCGACAAGCTCACCGCCGTGCTGGCGCGCTACCGCAAGACGTCGGGTGCGCGGGTACTGGTCGTGGAGGACGATGCCGACACGCGCGCCATGGTGCGGCGCTCGCTGGAGAAGGACGGATGGTCCATCGCGGAGGCGTCGAACGGCCGCGTCGGGCTTGAGCAGGTCCACGCCATGCGCCCGTCCCTCGTGCTTCTCGATCTCATGATGCCCGAGATGGACGGGTTCCAGTTCCTCGAGGCGCTGCGCGCCGACGCCGCCAACGCCAACATCGAGGTCGTGGTCATGACGGCCAAGGTGCTGACCGCCGAGGACCGGCGGCTACTCGCCGGGGGTGTGCAGCGCGTGCTGGAGAAGGGCGAGCACAACGAGGCCTCGTTCCTCGCGGCGATCCGCGCACACATCGCGGCCTAG